A genome region from Verrucomicrobiota bacterium includes the following:
- a CDS encoding thioesterase family protein, whose amino-acid sequence MKDTIRIGMTAQITFRVERPYTIDFAGAGMPEVLSTPALINFMERTARLALRPALEDGESSVGMELEIRHLAPTPPGHTVTCTARVIHAEDKIVTLQVEASDETELIARCMHKRAIINKERFAGKVDRKKKNG is encoded by the coding sequence ATGAAAGACACAATTCGAATCGGCATGACGGCGCAAATCACGTTTCGTGTGGAGCGTCCCTACACCATTGACTTCGCCGGGGCGGGCATGCCCGAGGTATTGTCCACCCCCGCACTCATCAACTTCATGGAGCGAACGGCACGCCTGGCGCTCCGGCCCGCTTTGGAAGACGGTGAAAGCTCGGTGGGCATGGAACTCGAAATCCGCCACCTGGCCCCCACGCCGCCGGGCCATACCGTCACCTGCACCGCCCGCGTCATTCACGCGGAAGACAAGATCGTCACGTTGCAGGTCGAGGCCTCGGACGAGACCGAACTCATCGCCCGCTGCATGCACAAGCGCGCCATCATCAACAAAGAGCGTTTCGCGGGCAAAGTGGATCGGAAAAAGAAGAATGGCTGA